The DNA region TCACTACTCAGTACTAACTCTCTCAAAATATTTCGAATAAAGTCGGACTTCATTGCAATTTTAGCGATTCGCTCTTCTTGCTGTCCATCCACTGTATCCGAATCAATAAACATATTCGGGAAATCTCCTTTAGGGAGTTCTAACCGAACTTTTGAGTCCATATCAGTTAGACTTTTCTTCTTTACAACACCCGTTTGGAAGATTTTAGTCTTTTCCATGACTTCAAAGACAAATCCACTTTCTTCCAGACTCTTAGAACTAAATGTCTTAGTGACATCAAACTGATGTGCTTTAGTCCATGTTGCAGAAGAACTTGCAGTGTCAGCCTGTACCATAACATCGTCATTAGAAACATTGACCTGCTTCAACTCTTGCTTGGCAAGATAGATTGCTTCTCTTTGTTCCAAACGCGAGACCACAGCTGTCAATACTTCATTGACTTCTGATCGAAAATGATCTTTCTTCACTCTTATTGCTTCCTGAATCCAGTAGAACTGTAAGATCGTCAGTCCTAGCATAGCAATACTTGTGAGTGAGATAATCGATATTAACTTCTTCTTTGTCACAGTGCCTCCCTACTAAATGTATTATCGTTTCTACGTTCTGAGTTCTACGAATGTAAGGCTTGTTAATTTAAAATCGTTTTATTTGGCACATAAAATTTGCTAAACTTTGATAAGAAACCAAAAACCTATACTTCCTATAAGAGCTTCAAAATGTGCATATAACAAAGGCATAGCCTATTCAGCTATGCCTTCATTTTTAATTTAAAGCTATACTTATCTTGATTCTAGTACTCTGTTTATACCTTCTTCTAGTGGTAATAAATCTCGACCAAGTAAGTTTCGCATTTTTTCAATGTCTGGTTGACGGCGTGTCATATCACCTTCTTCCAATGGTGGTAGGTGTACAATCTTAGAGGTAGAACCTGTTAGTTTTACAATAGTCTCTGCTAGCTCTAAAATTGTTACAATTTTATCATTACCTAAGTTTACGACATCATTTACATGCTTATCTTCATAAAGGCATTTTACAGTAGCATCTAAATTATCATCGATAAAACAGAAGGTACGAGTCTGATTTCCTTCTCCGTAAACCGTAATATCTTTATTTTGCTTAGCAGCACTAATAAACTTAGACATTACAAAGTCTGTACTTTGCAATGGACCGTAAGTATTAAAGAATCTGAAGATTGTATATTCTAAACCATACTCTTGGTAGAATGATTTACAATATGCTTCTCCTAAGTTCTTTACGATAGCGTAAGGTAGTCTAGAGTTTAAAGGAGTTGTCACCTCATGCTGTGGTAAATGCACAGGCTCTCCATATACCTCTGAAGAAGATGAATAAAAGACTCTTTTTACACCTGTACTCTTAGACAGGTTAAGTATATTTTCAATTCCTTTGATATCATCCAGAACCATTACAGGGTTGTCTAGGGTACGTTTTACCCCAACAACAGCAGCATAATGGAAAACATAATCAAATTTATAAGCTGTCATAATTGGTGCGATATCATTATAGACATTCACATCACACTTTATAAACTTGACATTATCTCTTTGTGGAATATTCTCTTTTCTCCCAGTTAAAAAATTATCAACTAAGACAAGGAAGTTATCTGGGTCTTCTGCCAAACGCTCCGCAAGTGATGCTGGAATAAATCCTGCTCCACCTGTAATTAAAATATTTCTCCTGTAAGTACTCATTTGGGTAATTCTATTCTTTAGGACTATTGTACTGGA from Sediminitomix flava includes:
- a CDS encoding NAD-dependent epimerase/dehydratase family protein, which gives rise to MSTYRRNILITGGAGFIPASLAERLAEDPDNFLVLVDNFLTGRKENIPQRDNVKFIKCDVNVYNDIAPIMTAYKFDYVFHYAAVVGVKRTLDNPVMVLDDIKGIENILNLSKSTGVKRVFYSSSSEVYGEPVHLPQHEVTTPLNSRLPYAIVKNLGEAYCKSFYQEYGLEYTIFRFFNTYGPLQSTDFVMSKFISAAKQNKDITVYGEGNQTRTFCFIDDNLDATVKCLYEDKHVNDVVNLGNDKIVTILELAETIVKLTGSTSKIVHLPPLEEGDMTRRQPDIEKMRNLLGRDLLPLEEGINRVLESR